A stretch of Mastomys coucha isolate ucsf_1 unplaced genomic scaffold, UCSF_Mcou_1 pScaffold1, whole genome shotgun sequence DNA encodes these proteins:
- the Crp gene encoding C-reactive protein yields the protein MEKLRWCFLIMISFSQAFGHEDMSKRAFVFPKESDTSYVSLEAQSKKPLNAFTVCLHIHTALSTIRSFSIFSYATQKNANDILIFWRKDKGYIFGVGGPEVLFTSSAILEAPTHICASWESATGIVEFWVDGKPKVRKSLQKGYTVGTNASIILGQEQDSYGGNFDAKQSLVGDIGDVNMWDFVLSPEHINTVYVGGTLSPSVLNWRALKYKAQGDVFIKPQLWS from the exons ATGGAGAAGCTACGATGGTGCTTTCTGATCATGATCAGCTTCTCTCAGGCTTTTGGCCATGAAG ACATGTCTAAAAGGGCCTTCGTGTTTCCCAAAGAGTCAGATACCTCCTATGTGTCTCTGGAAGCACAGTCAAAGAAGCCACTGAATGCCTTCACCGTGTGTCTCCATATCCACACTGCCCTGAGCACAATCCGCAGCTTCAGCATCTTCTCTTATGCTACCCAGAAGAACGCTAACGACATTCTCATATTTTGGAGAAAGGATAAAGGGTATATTTTTGGAGTGGGTGGGCCTGAAGTACTATTCACATCTTCAGCAATCCTTGAGGCTCCTACCCACATCTGTGCCAGCTGGGAATCTGCTACAGGGATTGTAGAGTTCTGGGTTGATGGGAAACCCAAGGTGCGGAAAAGTCTGCAGAAGGGCTACACCGTGGGAACAAATGCAAGCATCATCTTGGGGCAGGAGCAGGACTCGTACGGCGGTAACTTTGATGCAAAGCAGTCCTTGGTGGGAGACATCGGAGATGTGAACATGTGGGACTTTGTGCTATCTCCAGAACATATCAACACAGTCTATGTTGGTGGAACACTCAGCCCCAGTGTTTTGAACTGGCGGGCACTGAAGTATAAAGCACAGGGTGATGTGTTTATCAAGCCGCAGCTGTGGTCCTGA